A genomic region of Fodinisporobacter ferrooxydans contains the following coding sequences:
- a CDS encoding cold-inducible protein YdjO-related protein translates to MAYNTKRPVSEYVYQDTVIWQCTSCNCWSRKEFVLVDEPKCPMCSSKMVEETKNIRIE, encoded by the coding sequence ATGGCTTATAATACAAAACGTCCCGTCAGTGAATACGTCTATCAGGATACAGTTATTTGGCAATGTACTTCCTGCAATTGTTGGTCAAGGAAAGAGTTTGTATTGGTTGACGAGCCGAAGTGTCCGATGTGCAGCAGTAAAATGGTTGAAGAAACAAAGAACATTAGAATAGAATAG
- a CDS encoding DMT family transporter, whose protein sequence is MLLNYVGMLFCIVVWGSNFVASSWLVQQFSPLALAAIRLSLTSVFLVISALLMHKFSVLSKKHLVYLLLSGFFGTLINQVCFFKAVTYTSPTESALIMSLTPIATCAFAYFILKEQITPRMVIGSMIAIMGVYVLIARGTGLIHPSLGDAYAFGAMLSFSFNQVIIRKLTLYLDTFIVTVYCTILGTGMFIPLAMMTTPSPSIGHTFMDWLILILSGIMSQGVCGLIWNRNMAQVGASKASILTDLQPFVAMVTGYVFLGLPITFIQLLGGCLIILGVIFSTVRFRIRKKNHTASIGI, encoded by the coding sequence TTGCTCCTGAACTATGTAGGCATGTTGTTCTGTATCGTCGTTTGGGGTAGTAACTTTGTTGCAAGCAGTTGGCTTGTACAGCAATTTAGTCCACTTGCGCTGGCAGCGATTCGTTTATCGTTAACTTCGGTTTTTTTAGTAATCTCCGCATTGCTTATGCATAAATTTTCCGTTCTCTCAAAAAAACACCTTGTTTATTTGCTTCTTTCCGGATTTTTTGGAACGCTAATCAATCAGGTTTGTTTTTTTAAAGCCGTAACATATACATCTCCTACAGAATCGGCCTTGATTATGTCGTTAACACCTATTGCAACGTGTGCTTTTGCTTATTTTATTTTAAAAGAACAAATTACGCCACGCATGGTTATTGGCTCAATGATTGCCATAATGGGCGTATATGTCCTGATTGCACGCGGCACGGGACTCATCCATCCGAGTCTTGGCGACGCCTATGCTTTTGGCGCCATGTTGAGTTTTTCATTCAATCAGGTAATTATCCGAAAACTCACACTATATCTTGATACATTTATTGTTACCGTTTATTGTACGATACTTGGAACAGGGATGTTTATTCCACTGGCCATGATGACAACACCTTCTCCTTCGATCGGCCACACATTTATGGACTGGTTGATCCTGATATTGTCCGGCATTATGTCTCAAGGTGTCTGTGGATTGATATGGAATCGCAATATGGCTCAGGTAGGGGCTTCGAAAGCATCGATACTTACTGATCTGCAACCGTTCGTTGCAATGGTGACAGGATATGTATTTTTAGGTTTGCCAATTACTTTCATTCAACTTTTGGGCGGCTGTTTAATCATTCTAGGCGTTATTTTTTCCACTGTTCGGTTCAGGATAAGAAAAAAGAATCATACCGCATCGATTGGAATTTGA
- a CDS encoding CGNR zinc finger domain-containing protein → MAVHDAFPLVSGHLSLDLINTEVVRRGVRHDLLVNSEDLTHWIEAMEQAGSLFPDIFQEGYDSPEALYALRKMRDFLRKEFEKIADGYIATDRLRVHLEELVERAPFSYKVRDEALIPVPMGSPADSLISLVAFDALRLLATGDLLTLHRCANPDCVLMFMDFSGRRKWCSMKICGNRTKVARYQSKK, encoded by the coding sequence ATGGCAGTACATGATGCTTTTCCGCTTGTATCTGGGCATCTGTCCTTGGATCTTATCAATACAGAAGTTGTACGGCGGGGTGTTCGCCATGATTTGCTGGTAAATTCGGAGGATCTTACTCATTGGATCGAAGCGATGGAACAGGCTGGAAGCCTCTTTCCGGACATTTTTCAAGAAGGATATGACTCGCCAGAAGCGTTGTATGCTTTACGCAAAATGCGGGATTTTTTGCGAAAGGAATTCGAAAAGATCGCAGACGGATATATAGCGACGGATCGCTTGCGAGTGCATTTGGAAGAGTTGGTTGAAAGGGCGCCATTTTCTTATAAAGTAAGGGACGAAGCCCTAATACCTGTTCCAATGGGCAGTCCTGCAGATTCCCTGATCTCTTTGGTCGCTTTCGATGCTCTTCGTCTCCTTGCAACTGGTGATCTTCTCACTCTTCATCGATGTGCAAACCCTGATTGTGTGTTGATGTTTATGGATTTCAGCGGACGACGGAAGTGGTGTTCGATGAAGATTTGCGGAAATCGGACGAAGGTGGCCCGGTATCAATCCAAAAAATAA
- a CDS encoding DJ-1/PfpI family protein, which translates to MSNTRNQGFRLGIYIFKDAEIIDFSAPYGVFSVARRFDPELDVFFIADSMRPVQTQAGFTVLPNYSFSDQPSMNAFLIPGGFGTRQEMHNTRLHDYIRNLPENCLLTSVCTGSWIYGKMGLLDGIAATNRKEPDRQEASSHGKVPIDRLAEIAPACKIDRSRVVDSGRIVTAGGISSGMEMGFHLLRRAGYDDVFLSEVARVMEYSKAYDIYKGDVLTSTPQ; encoded by the coding sequence ATGTCAAACACACGTAATCAAGGGTTTCGATTGGGGATTTATATATTCAAAGATGCAGAAATTATAGACTTTTCTGCGCCTTATGGAGTGTTTTCCGTAGCAAGGCGTTTCGATCCCGAACTTGATGTTTTCTTCATCGCAGATTCCATGCGTCCTGTTCAAACACAGGCGGGATTCACTGTGCTGCCAAATTACAGCTTCAGTGATCAGCCAAGCATGAATGCTTTTTTAATACCTGGTGGATTCGGTACACGACAAGAAATGCACAATACCCGCCTGCATGATTACATCCGAAATCTGCCAGAGAATTGCTTATTGACGAGCGTTTGCACCGGTTCCTGGATTTATGGCAAGATGGGATTGCTTGATGGAATAGCGGCAACAAACCGCAAAGAACCGGATCGGCAAGAGGCTTCGAGTCATGGAAAAGTGCCCATTGATCGTTTGGCGGAAATTGCACCAGCCTGTAAAATCGACCGCTCCCGAGTCGTCGACAGCGGCCGCATTGTGACTGCCGGCGGCATCAGTTCAGGAATGGAAATGGGATTTCATTTGCTAAGACGGGCCGGTTACGATGATGTCTTTCTTTCCGAAGTTGCAAGAGTCATGGAATATAGCAAAGCATACGACATTTACAAAGGTGATGTTCTGACTTCTACTCCCCAATAA